Proteins encoded by one window of Cyanobium sp. NS01:
- the ribH gene encoding 6,7-dimethyl-8-ribityllumazine synthase, with product MAIFEGRFVGAESLRIGVVVARFNDLVTAKLLSGCLDCLGRHGIDTSASSAQLDVAWVPGSFEIPLVAQRLAASGRYQVVVTLGAVIRGDTPHFDVVVSEVSKGVAAVSRQSGVPVIFGVLTTDTMQQALERAGIKSNLGWSYGLQALEMGSLMAGLPG from the coding sequence GTGGCAATTTTCGAGGGCCGCTTCGTCGGTGCCGAGTCCCTCCGGATCGGCGTGGTGGTGGCCCGCTTCAACGATCTGGTCACAGCGAAGCTGCTGAGCGGCTGTCTCGACTGCCTTGGTCGCCATGGCATCGACACCTCCGCCAGCAGCGCCCAGCTGGATGTGGCCTGGGTGCCCGGCAGCTTTGAGATCCCCCTGGTGGCCCAGCGCCTGGCAGCAAGCGGCCGCTATCAGGTGGTGGTCACCCTGGGGGCTGTGATCCGCGGCGATACGCCCCACTTCGATGTGGTGGTGAGCGAGGTGAGCAAGGGCGTGGCGGCGGTGAGCCGCCAGAGCGGTGTGCCGGTGATCTTTGGCGTGCTCACCACCGACACGATGCAGCAGGCCCTGGAGCGGGCCGGCATCAAGAGCAACCTGGGCTGGAGCTATGGCCTGCAGGCGCTCGAAATGGGCAGCCTGATGGCAGGCCTGCCCGGCTAG
- the mutS gene encoding DNA mismatch repair protein MutS, with protein sequence MPEPVLQGSLFAEIQGPGQAGASGEAAAGDTAAGEGGTAASDPLADAAARPRQRAARVRRVEPEPHEAANADEVPQAPGSSAPGSSASGASAPQSDLPPWHHHSLVEPARLPPMLRHYVQLKRDHPERVLLYRLGDFFECFFEDAITLSRLLELTLTGKEAGKAIGRVPMAGIPHHAAERHCAELVRRGFSVALCDQLESTPAKGELLRRGITRVLTPGTVIEEGMLAARRNNWLCAVVLEPPGSGARWGLAVADVSTGEFRVSQQQGSDALHQELLQVEAAEVLWPAVASEDAAAAAAWCPATLRRTALPRTPFETPEATATLKQRFGLASLAGLGLGEHPLALRAAGGLVAYLDGTQSGQVPLDPPTTWHPDEALVLDAATRRNLELTRTQLSGAFEGSLLWALDRTQTAMGGRCLRRWLEAPLLDLERIEARQAAVGELVGQRPLRLALRRLLRPMGDLERLAGRAGAGSASARDLVALADGLERLPQLAGLLQRCAAAPLAALARPWPRLDALAEDLRHVLLETPPLSLTEGALIHDGVDPLLDGLRNQLDDQDAWLGRQEAAERAASGIASLRLQHHRTFGYFLAVSRAKAAAVPDHWIRRQTLANEERFVTPALKGREAEIQQLRARAAEREYALFCQLRGRVGVQAAAIRQAARLVAELDALVALAELAASGGYCRPQLSDGRELQIEAGRHPVVEQLLVEEPFTANGIALGWEGPQSAPDLLILTGPNASGKSCYLRQTGLLQLMAQMGSWIPARSARLGLADRIFTRVGAGDDLAAGQSTFMVEMAETANILHHATARSLVLLDEIGRGTATFDGLSIAWAVAEELAQGIGARSVFATHYHELNELAELMPNVANAQVLVEETGSDLRFLHRVVPGGASRSYGIEAARLAGIPASVLLRARQVLSRVEANSHVRVGQDAA encoded by the coding sequence ATGCCCGAGCCCGTCCTGCAGGGCTCCCTATTCGCCGAGATCCAGGGCCCGGGGCAGGCCGGTGCCAGCGGCGAGGCCGCAGCTGGGGACACTGCGGCAGGCGAGGGAGGCACGGCAGCATCGGACCCGCTTGCCGACGCCGCCGCCCGACCGCGGCAGCGGGCGGCACGAGTCCGCCGAGTAGAGCCTGAGCCCCACGAGGCCGCCAACGCAGACGAAGTCCCCCAGGCCCCTGGCAGCAGCGCTCCGGGGTCCAGCGCTTCAGGTGCGAGCGCTCCGCAGAGCGATCTGCCCCCCTGGCACCACCACAGCCTGGTGGAGCCGGCCCGGCTGCCGCCGATGCTGCGCCACTACGTGCAGCTCAAGCGCGACCACCCCGAGCGGGTGCTGCTCTACCGGCTGGGCGATTTCTTCGAGTGCTTCTTCGAAGACGCCATCACCCTCTCGCGGCTGCTGGAGCTCACCCTCACCGGCAAGGAGGCCGGCAAGGCGATCGGGCGGGTGCCGATGGCGGGCATCCCCCACCACGCCGCTGAGCGCCACTGCGCCGAGCTGGTGCGCCGCGGCTTCAGCGTGGCCCTCTGCGACCAGCTCGAGAGCACCCCCGCCAAGGGCGAACTGCTGCGCCGGGGCATCACCCGCGTGCTCACCCCTGGCACCGTGATCGAGGAGGGGATGCTTGCGGCCCGCCGCAACAACTGGCTCTGCGCCGTGGTGCTGGAGCCGCCGGGCAGCGGCGCCCGCTGGGGGCTGGCGGTGGCCGATGTGAGCACCGGCGAGTTCCGCGTCAGCCAGCAGCAGGGCAGTGATGCCCTGCATCAGGAGCTGCTGCAGGTGGAGGCGGCCGAGGTGCTCTGGCCGGCGGTGGCCAGTGAGGATGCGGCGGCAGCCGCGGCCTGGTGTCCAGCCACCCTGCGGCGCACCGCCCTGCCGCGCACGCCGTTCGAGACGCCCGAGGCCACGGCCACCCTCAAACAGCGCTTCGGCCTGGCCAGCCTGGCTGGCCTCGGCCTGGGGGAGCACCCCCTGGCCCTGCGGGCCGCCGGTGGGCTGGTGGCCTACCTCGATGGCACCCAGAGCGGCCAGGTGCCGCTCGATCCCCCCACCACCTGGCACCCCGACGAGGCCCTGGTGCTGGACGCCGCCACCCGCCGCAACCTGGAGCTCACCCGCACCCAGCTGAGCGGCGCCTTCGAGGGCTCCCTGCTCTGGGCCCTCGATCGCACCCAAACCGCCATGGGGGGCCGCTGCCTGCGGCGCTGGCTGGAGGCGCCCCTGCTGGATCTGGAGAGGATCGAGGCGCGCCAGGCGGCGGTGGGGGAGCTGGTGGGTCAGCGCCCGCTGCGGCTGGCCCTGCGCCGGCTGCTGCGACCGATGGGGGATCTGGAGCGCCTGGCGGGCCGCGCCGGCGCCGGCAGTGCCTCGGCCCGCGATCTGGTGGCCCTGGCCGATGGGCTGGAGCGGCTGCCCCAGCTCGCCGGCCTGCTGCAGCGCTGCGCTGCCGCCCCCCTGGCGGCCCTGGCGCGGCCCTGGCCCAGGCTCGATGCCCTGGCCGAGGACCTGCGCCACGTGCTGCTGGAGACGCCGCCGCTCTCGCTCACGGAAGGGGCCCTGATCCATGACGGCGTCGATCCGCTGCTGGATGGCCTGCGCAACCAGCTCGATGACCAGGACGCCTGGCTGGGCCGCCAGGAGGCCGCCGAACGGGCGGCCAGCGGCATCGCCAGCCTGCGGCTGCAGCACCACCGCACCTTCGGCTACTTCCTGGCGGTGAGCCGGGCCAAGGCCGCCGCCGTGCCTGACCACTGGATCCGCCGCCAGACCCTGGCCAACGAGGAGCGCTTCGTGACGCCCGCCCTCAAGGGCCGCGAGGCCGAGATCCAGCAGCTGCGGGCCCGCGCCGCCGAGCGGGAATATGCGCTCTTCTGCCAGCTGCGCGGCCGGGTGGGCGTGCAGGCGGCCGCCATCCGCCAGGCCGCCCGGCTGGTGGCCGAGCTCGACGCCCTGGTGGCCCTGGCCGAGCTGGCCGCCAGCGGCGGCTACTGCCGCCCACAGCTCAGCGACGGCCGGGAGCTGCAGATCGAGGCCGGCCGGCACCCGGTGGTGGAGCAGCTGCTGGTGGAGGAGCCCTTCACCGCCAACGGCATCGCCCTCGGCTGGGAGGGCCCACAGTCAGCGCCCGACCTTCTGATCCTCACGGGGCCCAACGCCAGCGGCAAGAGCTGCTACCTGCGCCAGACCGGGCTGCTGCAGCTGATGGCCCAGATGGGCAGCTGGATCCCGGCCCGCTCGGCCCGGCTGGGCCTCGCCGATCGCATCTTCACCCGGGTCGGCGCCGGCGATGACCTGGCCGCCGGCCAGTCCACCTTCATGGTGGAGATGGCCGAAACCGCCAACATCCTTCACCACGCCACGGCCCGCTCACTGGTGCTGCTGGATGAGATCGGCCGCGGCACCGCCACCTTCGATGGTCTCTCGATCGCCTGGGCCGTGGCCGAGGAGCTGGCCCAGGGCATCGGCGCCCGCAGCGTCTTCGCCACCCATTACCACGAGCTCAACGAGCTGGCCGAGCTGATGCCCAACGTGGCCAACGCCCAGGTGCTCGTGGAGGAAACCGGCAGCGACCTGCGCTTCCTGCACCGGGTGGTGCCCGGCGGCGCCAGCCGCAGCTACGGCATCGAGGCGGCCCGCCTGGCCGGCATTCCCGCCTCGGTGCTGCTGCGGGCCCGCCAGGTGCTGAGTCGCGTCGAGGCCAACAGCCACGTGCGGGTGGGTCAGGACGCCGCCTGA
- the rfbB gene encoding dTDP-glucose 4,6-dehydratase — MNHLPSLLGPRRRVLVTGGAGFIGGAVVRRLLRDSEATVFNLDKCGYASDLTSVEAVLDELGDGAGVRHQLLRVDLTDAEATAAAVRQADPDLVMHLAAESHVDRSIEGPEAFIASNVSGTFHLLQALRGHYEGLNEERRAAFRLHHISTDEVFGSLGPTGRFSETTPYDPRSPYSASKAASDHLVSAWHHTYGLPVVLTNCSNNYGPWQFPEKLIPVVILKAAAGEPIPLYGDGANVRDWLYVEDHVDALLLAATQGELGRSYCVGGHGERTNKQVVVAICALLDQLRPAGAPHARLITPVTDRPGHDRRYAIDPARISGELGWQPRHSFEAGLEATVRWYLEQQGWCTAVRERGGYTGGRLGLVG; from the coding sequence GTGAACCACCTCCCCTCCCTGCTCGGTCCCCGCCGCCGCGTGCTGGTGACCGGTGGCGCCGGCTTCATCGGCGGCGCCGTGGTGCGGCGTCTGCTGCGCGACAGCGAGGCCACGGTGTTCAACCTCGACAAGTGCGGCTACGCCAGCGATCTCACCAGCGTGGAGGCCGTGCTGGATGAGCTCGGTGATGGCGCCGGGGTCCGCCACCAGCTGCTGCGGGTGGACCTCACCGATGCCGAGGCCACGGCCGCGGCGGTACGCCAGGCCGATCCGGATCTGGTCATGCACCTGGCCGCCGAGAGCCACGTGGACCGCTCGATCGAGGGTCCGGAGGCCTTCATCGCCAGCAACGTGAGCGGCACCTTCCACCTGCTGCAGGCCCTGCGGGGCCACTACGAGGGTCTGAACGAGGAGCGGCGCGCCGCCTTCCGGCTGCACCACATCAGCACCGATGAGGTGTTCGGCTCGCTGGGGCCCACGGGCCGCTTCTCGGAGACCACCCCCTACGACCCCCGCTCCCCCTACTCGGCCAGCAAGGCCGCCAGCGACCACCTGGTGAGCGCCTGGCACCACACCTACGGCCTGCCGGTGGTGCTCACCAACTGCTCCAACAACTACGGCCCCTGGCAGTTCCCCGAGAAGCTGATCCCGGTGGTGATCCTCAAGGCCGCCGCCGGCGAGCCGATCCCCCTCTACGGCGACGGCGCCAACGTGCGCGACTGGCTCTATGTGGAGGACCACGTGGACGCCCTGCTGCTGGCCGCCACCCAGGGCGAGCTGGGCCGCAGCTATTGCGTGGGCGGCCACGGCGAACGCACCAACAAGCAGGTGGTGGTGGCGATCTGCGCCCTGCTCGATCAGCTGCGTCCGGCCGGTGCCCCCCACGCCCGCCTGATCACCCCGGTCACCGACCGCCCCGGGCATGATCGCCGCTACGCCATCGACCCGGCCCGCATCAGCGGCGAGCTGGGCTGGCAGCCGCGCCACAGCTTCGAGGCGGGCCTGGAGGCCACGGTGCGCTGGTATCTGGAGCAGCAGGGCTGGTGTACGGCCGTGCGCGAGCGCGGCGGCTACACCGGCGGACGGCTGGGGTTGGTGGGGTAG
- the psbZ gene encoding photosystem II reaction center protein PsbZ encodes MQILNTLTVLALVVMSFALIVAVPVLYATSEDSGRSNRLILIGGIAWLALVLVNWGMSYFVV; translated from the coding sequence ATGCAGATCCTCAACACGCTCACCGTTCTGGCCCTGGTGGTGATGTCCTTCGCCCTGATCGTGGCGGTGCCCGTGCTCTACGCCACCAGCGAAGACAGTGGCCGCTCCAACCGTCTGATCCTGATCGGTGGCATCGCCTGGTTGGCCCTGGTGCTGGTGAACTGGGGCATGAGCTACTTCGTGGTCTGA
- the rfbA gene encoding glucose-1-phosphate thymidylyltransferase RfbA, with product MATTPWQHPPSHPDALIQQRKGIVLAGGSGTRLHPITLAVSKQLLPVFDKPMIYYPLSTLMLAGIREVLIITTPADQEPFQRLLGDGRRWGMAISYAVQPSPDGLAQAFLIGESFLAGAPAALVLGDNLFHGQDFSPQLQGCNGQQQGATVFAYPVRDPERYGVVAFDGEGRVLSIEEKPAQPRSRYAVTGLYFYDDSVVERARRVVPSARGELEITDLNLQYLEEGRLRVELMGRGMAWLDTGTCDSLHEAGSYIRTLEHRQGLKVGCPEEVAWRMGWIDAEQLAGLAAPLRKSGYGEYLLQVLETDDAG from the coding sequence ATGGCAACAACACCATGGCAACATCCTCCCAGTCACCCCGACGCTTTGATCCAGCAGCGCAAGGGCATCGTTCTGGCCGGAGGCAGCGGCACCCGGTTGCACCCGATCACGCTGGCCGTGAGCAAGCAGCTGCTGCCGGTGTTCGACAAGCCGATGATCTACTACCCCCTCAGCACCCTGATGCTGGCGGGGATCCGCGAGGTGCTGATCATCACCACCCCCGCTGATCAGGAGCCGTTCCAGCGGCTGCTGGGCGACGGCCGCCGCTGGGGCATGGCCATTAGCTACGCCGTGCAGCCCAGCCCCGATGGCCTGGCCCAGGCGTTTCTGATCGGGGAGTCCTTCCTGGCCGGCGCTCCCGCTGCCCTGGTGCTGGGTGACAACCTCTTCCATGGGCAGGACTTCAGCCCCCAGCTGCAGGGCTGCAATGGCCAGCAGCAGGGTGCCACGGTGTTCGCCTACCCGGTGCGCGATCCGGAGCGCTACGGGGTGGTGGCCTTCGATGGCGAGGGTCGGGTGCTGAGCATCGAGGAGAAGCCCGCCCAGCCCCGCAGCCGCTACGCCGTGACCGGTCTCTACTTCTATGACGACTCCGTGGTGGAGCGGGCCCGGCGGGTGGTGCCCTCGGCCCGGGGCGAGCTGGAGATCACCGACCTCAACCTCCAGTACCTGGAGGAGGGCAGGCTGAGGGTGGAGCTGATGGGCCGCGGCATGGCCTGGCTGGACACCGGCACCTGCGATTCCCTTCATGAGGCGGGCAGCTACATCCGCACGCTCGAGCATCGCCAGGGCCTGAAGGTGGGTTGCCCTGAGGAGGTGGCCTGGCGGATGGGCTGGATCGACGCTGAGCAGCTCGCCGGCCTGGCTGCCCCCTTGCGCAAGAGTGGCTACGGCGAGTATCTGCTGCAGGTGTTGGAGACAGACGATGCAGGTTGA
- a CDS encoding N-acetylmuramoyl-L-alanine amidase produces MPATIYLHWAATSYSWVRSGLYHTIIGGDGRLHRLHAYSIDLPAHTWRRNSNAVALSCACMGGRPDPWTLPPTEAQLEALCREAAQVARSWGWGAADIGIERVMTHAEAASNRDGQWMHENYGPVIWGGTGERWDFLQLTRNGPPTGGDQLRQRIRSVLAAPQLPPELPLQSSEAALVFRRAATMPARGQELAVEIDAAGSSWALAAELLAPYEIPYAWEASRRRILVGSLDVVPSFREDQVQPSVGWPLFEMTLQSGNAPVILRGILRENRAWCRVLEFAEEFGISVTFDPFVLLERRGG; encoded by the coding sequence ATGCCGGCCACCATCTACCTGCACTGGGCCGCCACCTCCTACAGCTGGGTGCGCTCCGGGCTGTATCACACGATCATCGGCGGCGATGGCCGCTTGCACAGGCTGCATGCCTACAGCATCGATCTGCCGGCCCACACCTGGCGCCGCAACAGCAATGCCGTGGCCCTTTCCTGTGCCTGCATGGGCGGCCGCCCCGATCCCTGGACGCTGCCCCCCACCGAAGCCCAGCTGGAGGCCCTCTGCCGCGAGGCCGCCCAGGTCGCCCGCAGCTGGGGCTGGGGTGCGGCCGACATCGGCATCGAGCGGGTGATGACCCATGCCGAGGCCGCCTCCAACCGCGATGGCCAGTGGATGCATGAGAACTACGGTCCGGTGATCTGGGGCGGCACCGGCGAGCGCTGGGACTTCCTGCAGCTCACCCGGAACGGCCCGCCCACCGGCGGGGACCAACTCCGGCAGCGCATCCGCAGCGTGCTGGCGGCGCCCCAGCTCCCCCCCGAGCTGCCGCTGCAGTCCTCCGAGGCAGCGCTGGTCTTTCGCCGGGCCGCCACCATGCCCGCCCGCGGCCAGGAGCTGGCGGTGGAGATCGATGCCGCCGGCAGCTCCTGGGCCCTGGCCGCCGAGCTGCTCGCCCCCTACGAGATTCCCTATGCCTGGGAGGCCAGCCGGCGCCGCATCCTCGTGGGCAGCCTCGATGTGGTGCCCAGCTTTCGGGAGGATCAGGTGCAGCCCTCGGTGGGCTGGCCCCTGTTTGAGATGACCCTGCAGAGCGGCAATGCCCCGGTGATCCTGCGCGGCATCCTGCGGGAGAACCGGGCCTGGTGTCGGGTGCTGGAGTTCGCCGAGGAGTTCGGCATCAGCGTCACGTTTGATCCGTTCGTGCTGCTGGAGAGGCGCGGCGGATGA
- the rfbD gene encoding dTDP-4-dehydrorhamnose reductase codes for MSNPAMWPPAGEPLKVLLTGAAGQLGQALVASAPAGLELIATSRSGGEGLSALDLADAAACRQLVQELRPHWVLNAGAYTAVDRAESEPELAAAVNAAAPAAFAEALAGSGGRLLQVSTDFVFDGSQGTPYRPDQPLAPLGVYGASKAAGEQAVLASALAEAGRAQVLRTSWVYGPVGRNFCLTMLRLHAEKPEIGVVADQVGCPTSTLTLAEACWRLIAVASGGEKAAVSADLAEPLPPLLHWSDAGAASWYDFAVAIGELGQELGLLQRQARVRPITTADYPTPARRPSYSLLECTASHRLLELPPRHWRAALRQVLQQLPSSLSRPLPFPAAAPP; via the coding sequence ATGAGCAACCCGGCCATGTGGCCGCCGGCCGGTGAGCCCCTCAAGGTGCTGCTCACCGGCGCCGCCGGCCAGCTGGGCCAGGCGCTGGTTGCCAGTGCGCCGGCGGGCCTGGAGCTGATCGCCACCAGCCGCAGCGGCGGCGAGGGTCTCAGCGCCCTGGACCTGGCCGATGCGGCCGCCTGCCGCCAGCTGGTGCAGGAGCTGCGCCCCCACTGGGTGCTCAACGCCGGTGCCTACACGGCGGTGGACCGGGCCGAGAGCGAGCCGGAGCTGGCCGCCGCCGTGAATGCCGCGGCGCCGGCGGCCTTCGCCGAGGCCCTGGCCGGCAGCGGCGGCCGGCTGCTGCAAGTGAGCACCGATTTCGTCTTCGACGGCAGCCAGGGCACGCCTTACCGGCCCGACCAGCCCCTGGCGCCCCTGGGGGTGTATGGCGCCAGCAAGGCGGCCGGTGAACAGGCGGTGCTGGCCAGCGCCCTGGCGGAGGCAGGCCGCGCGCAGGTGTTGCGCACCAGCTGGGTGTATGGCCCGGTGGGCCGCAATTTCTGCCTCACCATGCTGCGCCTGCACGCCGAGAAGCCGGAGATCGGCGTGGTGGCCGACCAGGTGGGCTGCCCCACCAGCACCCTCACCCTGGCGGAGGCTTGCTGGCGGCTGATCGCGGTGGCCAGCGGTGGGGAGAAGGCCGCCGTGTCGGCCGACCTGGCCGAGCCCCTGCCGCCCCTGCTGCACTGGAGCGATGCCGGCGCCGCCAGCTGGTACGACTTCGCCGTGGCCATCGGCGAGCTGGGCCAGGAGCTGGGGCTGCTGCAGCGCCAGGCGCGGGTGCGGCCGATCACCACGGCCGATTACCCCACCCCGGCCCGCCGGCCCAGCTATTCGCTGCTGGAGTGCACCGCCAGCCACCGCCTGCTCGAGCTGCCGCCCCGCCACTGGCGCGCGGCCCTGCGCCAGGTGTTGCAACAGCTGCCCTCGTCCCTTTCCCGCCCCCTTCCGTTTCCCGCCGCCGCTCCCCCGTGA
- the rfbC gene encoding dTDP-4-dehydrorhamnose 3,5-epimerase: protein MQVEPLRSASGAVLEGVLQLSPRVFGDERGFFYESWNQQTFNAAAGATSFVQDNHSRSQQGVLRGLHYQLPPHPQGKLVRCVLGEIFDVAVDIRRSSPTWGQWGGALLSADNKQQLWVPPGFAHGFLTLSPEAEVLYKTTDFWSRDCERAIRWDDPALAIAWPLEALAGAQPQLSGKDGAAPLFAELAAGDLFP from the coding sequence ATGCAGGTTGAGCCGCTGCGCAGTGCCTCAGGAGCCGTTCTGGAGGGGGTGCTGCAGCTGAGCCCAAGGGTGTTCGGCGACGAGCGGGGCTTTTTCTACGAGAGCTGGAACCAGCAGACCTTCAATGCCGCCGCGGGCGCCACGAGCTTTGTGCAGGACAACCACTCCCGCTCGCAGCAGGGGGTGCTCAGGGGCCTGCACTACCAGCTGCCGCCCCACCCCCAGGGCAAGCTGGTGCGCTGCGTGCTGGGTGAGATCTTCGATGTGGCGGTGGACATCCGCCGCAGCTCGCCCACCTGGGGACAGTGGGGCGGCGCCCTGCTCAGCGCCGACAACAAGCAGCAGCTGTGGGTGCCGCCGGGCTTCGCCCACGGCTTCCTCACCCTCAGCCCCGAGGCCGAGGTGCTCTACAAGACCACCGACTTCTGGAGCAGGGACTGCGAGCGCGCCATCCGCTGGGATGATCCGGCCCTGGCGATCGCCTGGCCCCTGGAGGCCCTGGCCGGGGCCCAGCCCCAGCTGAGTGGCAAGGACGGCGCCGCGCCGCTGTTCGCCGAGCTGGCCGCGGGGGACCTGTTCCCATGA
- a CDS encoding precorrin-8X methylmutase yields MAVRAVRPEHSRPIPPSSIETPILQDHPIFLESLRLIRAELAERGVAGPTDPLERAVLERCIHSSGDLSIAADLRFSPGACAAGAAALAAGGAILTDTAMAAAAVAPMAARSFANPVHSVLAWAPARAPEGSTRTAVGMEGALAALGPGLVVLVGSAPTALERLLELVAAGAEPAPALVIGMPVGFVGVAESKRHLGASGLAQVRLEGSRGGAALVGAACNALLRAGCRQAAS; encoded by the coding sequence ATGGCTGTGAGGGCGGTCAGGCCAGAGCACTCCCGCCCGATCCCCCCGAGTTCCATCGAGACCCCCATCCTCCAGGATCATCCGATTTTTCTCGAGAGCCTGCGGCTGATCCGGGCCGAACTGGCCGAGCGCGGTGTGGCCGGCCCCACCGATCCCCTGGAGCGGGCCGTGCTGGAGCGCTGCATCCACAGCAGTGGCGACCTCTCGATCGCGGCGGATCTGCGCTTCAGCCCGGGGGCCTGCGCCGCCGGCGCCGCCGCCCTGGCCGCCGGCGGCGCCATCCTCACCGACACGGCCATGGCCGCGGCGGCGGTGGCGCCGATGGCGGCCCGCAGCTTCGCCAATCCGGTGCACAGCGTGCTCGCCTGGGCACCAGCGCGGGCGCCCGAGGGCAGCACCCGCACGGCCGTGGGCATGGAGGGTGCCCTGGCGGCCCTGGGGCCGGGCCTGGTGGTGCTGGTGGGCAGTGCCCCCACGGCCCTGGAGCGTCTGCTGGAGCTGGTGGCTGCCGGCGCGGAGCCAGCGCCGGCCCTGGTGATCGGCATGCCGGTGGGGTTCGTGGGGGTGGCGGAGAGCAAGCGTCACCTGGGCGCCAGTGGCCTGGCCCAGGTACGGCTGGAGGGCTCCCGGGGCGGAGCCGCCCTGGTGGGCGCGGCCTGCAACGCCCTGCTGCGGGCCGGCTGCCGTCAGGCGGCGTCCTGA
- a CDS encoding GNAT family N-acetyltransferase, with translation MVAIQLLRHAPGAPGLRWFGLGPGLRPSRALLKLRRLFNHHAFWAQDRSYAQLRTLLAGSPVVVSLWRGKRLVGFGRASSDGVCRAVLWDVVVAGDLQGRGLGRQVVAGLLSDPRLQRVERVYLMTTNSAGFYEQLGFHRVESQQLLAHHPLETSPSQRVGPGPEQV, from the coding sequence ATGGTCGCGATCCAGCTGCTTCGCCATGCTCCCGGCGCCCCAGGCCTGCGCTGGTTCGGCCTCGGCCCCGGCCTGCGCCCCAGCCGCGCCCTGCTCAAGCTGCGGCGCCTGTTCAACCACCACGCCTTCTGGGCCCAGGACCGCAGCTACGCCCAGCTGCGCACCCTGCTGGCCGGCAGCCCCGTGGTGGTGAGCCTGTGGCGGGGCAAGCGGCTGGTGGGCTTCGGGCGGGCCAGCAGCGATGGCGTCTGCCGGGCCGTGCTCTGGGACGTGGTGGTGGCGGGCGATCTGCAGGGGCGGGGCCTGGGCCGCCAGGTGGTGGCGGGCCTGCTCAGCGATCCGCGCCTGCAGCGGGTGGAGCGGGTGTATCTGATGACCACCAACAGTGCCGGCTTCTACGAGCAGCTCGGCTTTCACAGGGTGGAGAGCCAGCAGCTGTTGGCGCACCATCCCCTGGAGACCTCGCCCTCCCAACGGGTCGGACCCGGCCCTGAGCAGGTCTGA